In Amia ocellicauda isolate fAmiCal2 chromosome 7, fAmiCal2.hap1, whole genome shotgun sequence, one genomic interval encodes:
- the scg2a gene encoding secretogranin-2a, whose amino-acid sequence MSLPKFPIAGAVFIVTSLLHTCCIHGASVRQHKLRENEPDNRRKSPYLVPNSDMVKALEYIEQLRQQTNDEEAMPDYDDIEKFRSMLRLAPVQNIESPDQGIVPDARATWPEDKSQWLKILLRSLQRAEKESKAPPTLADTRYAYNHRPVPEEGNPAADLDDYRDNPLPERSKPLKKYPLLFEDEDSRESPYKRTNENVEEQYTPQSLATLESVFEELGKLSTPNNHKRDSLNEDQKLYRDNDDDMYRVNNLAYEDVAGGEDWTPVEEKVETETEEVKNSREEFDRDSEETDDEVKRSSPSKYVEKADPDDFTKLVDYYLLRFLEQSERPEDKRDRNDRPKEAQNSDKRAARPLGSYDIDPQAIYQLIEISRKLQIPPEDLIEMLKSGEIKKQDRVLQTEVEPEVPEDLDRIEEKLSQISSYSKDKAVNKLYNRRLPEMLPNDIPDDLTTDEILNILGLESIGNQNPKYILKQMQSKNAHSRFSPPGARRGDYVMAEPSALSRDYDKRRVDYDEATDEDELATYLAAKMLTKYPKMINKLDLKRAAQPSSKEDQVAYGTYEQAMKDYFDQISSDNTSPAKRLSEGGEMAESPQTQRLDEDMLLKMLGYLNQETGENEERDVYGKKVNGM is encoded by the coding sequence ATGTCTCTTCCCAAGTTCCCCATCGCCGGAGCTGTGTTTATTGTCACTAGCCTTCTTCACACTTGTTGCATTCATGGTGCGTCAGTGAGACAACACAAGCTGAGAGAAAATGAACCCGACAACAGACGCAAAAGCCCTTACTTGGTGCCTAACTCCGACATGGTTAAAGCCTTGGAGTACATAGAACAACTCAGGCAGCAGACGAACGATGAAGAGGCGATGCCTGACTATGACGACATAGAAAAGTTCCGCTCCATGCTCAGGCTCGCTCCGGTCCAAAACATAGAGAGCCCCGATCAGGGCATCGTCCCCGACGCAAGGGCCACCTGGCCGGAAGATAAATCCCAGTGGCTTAAAATTTTGCTCCGATCTCTCCAGCGCGCCGAGAAGGAGTCCAAAGCGCCCCCCACACTGGCCGACACCCGATACGCGTACAACCACAGGCCGGTTCCAGAAGAAGGTAACCCTGCAGCTGATCTGGATGATTACAGGGACAACCCCTTGCCTGAAAGGAGCAAACCATTGAAGAAGTACCCGTTGCTGTTTGAAGACGAAGACTCCAGAGAAAGCCCCTACAAGAGAACCAACGAAAACGTGGAGGAGCAATACACTCCCCAGAGCCTCGCCACCCTGGAGTCTGTTTTCGAGGAACTGGGGAAGCTCTCCACTCCCAACAACCACAAGCGCGACAGTCTGAACGAGGACCAGAAACTCTACCGGGACAACGACGACGACATGTACCGAGTCAACAACCTGGCTTACGAAGACGTGGCGGGGGGAGAGGACTGGACTCCCGTGGAGGAAAAAGTGGAGACAGAGACGGAGGAGGTGAAAAACAGCCGGGAAGAGTTCGACCGAGATTCCGAGGAGACGGACGACGAGGTCAAGAGATCCAGCCCCAGCAAATATGTCGAGAAGGCCGACCCGGACGACTTCACCAAACTTGTGGATTACTACCTGTTGCGGTTCCTGGAACAGAGCGAGCGGCCGGAGGACAAGCGAGACCGCAATGACAGACCCAAAGAGGCCCAGAACAGCGACAAACGGGCGGCGAGACCCCTGGGATCTTATGACATTGACCCCCAAGCCATCTACCAGTTGATTGAAATATCGAGGAAATTACAAATCCCACCCGAGGACTTGATAGAGATGCTGAAAAGCGGGGAGATCAAAAAGCAAGACCGAGTGCTCCAGACGGAGGTGGAACCTGAAGTGCCGGAAGATCTGGACCGAATTGAAGAAAAGCTCAGCCAGATCTCCTCCTACAGCAAAGACAAGGCTGTCAACAAACTTTACAACAGGCGGCTGCCAGAAATGCTGCCGAATGACATTCCTGACGATCTGACCACCGACGAGATCTTAAATATCCTTGGACTGGAAAGCATAGGCAACCAGAACCCaaagtatatattaaaacaaatgcaatcgAAGAATGCGCACTCCAGGTTCTCGCCTCCCGGTGCCCGGAGAGGGGATTACGTGATGGCTGAGCCCAGTGCGCTATCCCGCGATTACGATAAACGCAGAGTGGATTATGATGAAGCTACCGATGAAGACGAACTGGCCACCTATCTTGCTGCAAAGATGCTCACCAAGTACCCCAAGATGATCAACAAACTGGACCTCAAGCGCGCTGCCCAACCTTCCTCCAAAGAAGACCAAGTAGCCTATGGGACTTATGAGCAAGCAATGAAAGATTACTTTGATCAGATTAGCTCAGATAACACCTCGCCAGCCAAAAGACTGTCCGAGGGCGGAGAGATGGCTGAATCCCCCCAAACGCAGCGCTTGGACGAAGACATGCTGCTGAAAATGCTGGGCTATCTAAACCAAGAGACCGGCGAAAACGAAGAGAGAGACGTTTATGGCAAAAAAGTAAACGGAATGTAA
- the ap1s3a gene encoding AP-1 complex subunit sigma-3a isoform X2 — MRYMLLFSRQGKLRLQKWFIAIGEREKKKIIRDMTQMVLARKPKTCNFLNWKDLKVVYKRYASLYFCCAMEDQDNELLALEILHRYVELLDKYFGNVCELDIIFNFEKAYFILDEFLMGGEIQETSKLLIAKSIEESDMLQETMEEYMSKPAF, encoded by the exons ATGCgctacatgctgctcttcagccGGCAGGGCAAGCTGAGGCTGCAGAAATGGTTTATTGCGATTGGAGAGCGCGAGAAGAAGAAGATCATCAGGGACATGACTCAGATGGTTTTGGCACGCAAACCAAAGACTTGCAATTTTCTGAACTGGAAAGACCTTAAGGTTGTATATAAAAG atatgCAAGCTTGTATTTCTGCTGTGCCATGGAGGACCAGGACAATGAACTTTTGGCTTTGGAAATCCTACACCGTTATGTTGAACTTCTAGACAAGTACTTCGGCAAT GTATGCGAGTTGGacatcatttttaattttgaaaaggcCTATTTTATACTAGACGAGTTTCTCATGGGAGGGGAAATTCAGGAAACATCCAAACTGTTGATTGCAAAATCCATCGAGGAGTCTGATATGTTACAAGAG aCAATGGAGGAGTATATGAGTAAACCAGCTTTTTAA
- the ap1s3a gene encoding AP-1 complex subunit sigma-3a isoform X1: MMRYMLLFSRQGKLRLQKWFIAIGEREKKKIIRDMTQMVLARKPKTCNFLNWKDLKVVYKRYASLYFCCAMEDQDNELLALEILHRYVELLDKYFGNVCELDIIFNFEKAYFILDEFLMGGEIQETSKLLIAKSIEESDMLQETMEEYMSKPAF, from the exons ATG ATGCgctacatgctgctcttcagccGGCAGGGCAAGCTGAGGCTGCAGAAATGGTTTATTGCGATTGGAGAGCGCGAGAAGAAGAAGATCATCAGGGACATGACTCAGATGGTTTTGGCACGCAAACCAAAGACTTGCAATTTTCTGAACTGGAAAGACCTTAAGGTTGTATATAAAAG atatgCAAGCTTGTATTTCTGCTGTGCCATGGAGGACCAGGACAATGAACTTTTGGCTTTGGAAATCCTACACCGTTATGTTGAACTTCTAGACAAGTACTTCGGCAAT GTATGCGAGTTGGacatcatttttaattttgaaaaggcCTATTTTATACTAGACGAGTTTCTCATGGGAGGGGAAATTCAGGAAACATCCAAACTGTTGATTGCAAAATCCATCGAGGAGTCTGATATGTTACAAGAG aCAATGGAGGAGTATATGAGTAAACCAGCTTTTTAA
- the dhrs12la gene encoding DHRS-12_like_SDR_c-like domain-containing protein, which yields MSVYRNTIWFLKGIHEFTRNGYEAASKHFVEKDLEVSVSGRSFMITGGNSGIGKAAALAIAKKGGTIHLVCRNKERAEEAKADIIKESGNKDIYVHLLDLSETRKVWEFAEAFKKKHKSLNVLINNAGCMVNQREVNAEGLEMNFAANTLGTYILTKSLIPLLEKCSNPKVITVSSGGMLVQKLHTDDLQSERGRFHATMVYAQNKRQQVVMTQQWAKSHSNIHFSVMHPGWADTPGVQTAMPDFHRSMKDKLRSPEQGADTVVWLAVSEAADALPSGQFFQDRSAVPTHLPLAWTKVTPEEELKFMNILEDLAKSFQPH from the exons ATGTCTGTGTACCGCAATACCATCTGGTTTTTAAAAGGGATCCACGAGTTCACCAG GAACGGCTATGAAGCTGCATCAAAGCACTTTGTGGAGAAGGATTTGGAAGTCTCTGTGTCGGGACGGTCCTTCATGATAACGGGAGGCAACAGTGGGATTGGCAAAGCAGCTGCCCTCGCGATCGCAAAGAAAG GGGGTACGATCCATCTGGTTTGCAGAAATAAGGAGCGAGCCGAGGAAGCCAAAGCAGACATTATCAAGGAGAGTGGAAATAAA gatatttaTGTTCACCTTCTGGACCTGTCAGAGACTCGGAAGGTGTGGGAGTTTGCAGAAGCTTTCAAAAAAAAGCATAAATCACTGAATGTCTTG ATCAACAATGCGGGATGTATGGTGAATCAACGAGAAGTGAATGCAGAGGGTCTGGAAATGAACTTTGCAGCCAACACACTGG GCACTTATATTCTCACCAAAAGCCTGATTCCCTTACTGGAAAAATGCAGTAACCCTAAGGTG ATTACAGTTTCCTCGGGAGGAATGCTGGTTCAGAAACTACACACGGACGACCTGCAGTCTGAGCGAGGGCGCTTTCATGCCACCATGGTCTATGCACAGAATAAG AGGCAGCAGGTGGTAATGACACAGCAGTGGGCCAAATCACACAGCAACATCCACTTCTCTGTCATGCACCCGGGATGGGCTGACACCCCAG GGGTTCAGACCGCTATGCCCGACTTCCATCGCTCCATGAAGGATAAGCTGCGCAGTCCAGAGCAGGGTGCCGACACCGTGGTGTGGCTGGCTGTGTCCGAGGCTGCAGATGCCCTTCCCAGCGGCCAGTTCTTCCAAG ATCGGAGTGCTGTTCCCACTCACCTGCCATTAGCTTGGACAAAAGTAACTCCAGAAGAGGAACTGAAATTCATGAATATCCTGGAAGACTTGGCCAAAAGCTTTCAGCCTCACTAA